In Porites lutea chromosome 9, jaPorLute2.1, whole genome shotgun sequence, a single window of DNA contains:
- the LOC140948974 gene encoding uncharacterized protein, which translates to MSCIPEFRKVLFSLCQELTTENLRSLKYLLRDLLTTRELEDIRDPMDLMLYLEQRNELCSNNCQLLEDLLTQIKRKDLVQKIQAFQGGLLNNHKTTLSEVSLQNKTRTRDCVTDGRKGPSHPKDNSDYFTFVTCTRRNGVMLRDISAEVYERLGFLLNPAAYKNWIYLAGKLHYTHAQVSNFKLFPGQSTQMLLEDWATAADATVAKLYHVLKEIGRADAAGELEPILAESKSG; encoded by the exons ATGTCGTGTATCCCAGAGTTTCGTAAGGTCCTCTTTTCGCTGTGTCAAGAACTAACGACTGAAAATTTGAGGTCCTTGAAGTATTTGTTGCGTGATTTGTTAACAACGAGAGAATTAGAGGACATCAGAGACCCAATGGATTTGATGCTTTACCTGGAACAAAGGAATGAACTTTGCAGCAACAATTGCCAACTTCTCGAAGATCTCCTGACACAGATCAAGCGTAAAGATCTTGTCCAAAAAATTCAAGCCTTTCAGGGTGGGTTACTCAACAATCATAAAACCACCCTGAGCGAAGTTAGTCTTCAAAACAAGACACGAACGCGGGATTGCGTTACGGATGGTCGGAAAGGCCCTTCCCATCCTAAAGACAACAGCGATTATTTTACATTTGTCACATGCACCCGCC GAAATGGAGTCATGTTAAGAGACATAAGCGCCGAGGTTTACGAAAGACTGGGTTTCCTGTTAAATCCTGCTGCATACAAGAACTGGATTTACCTCGCAGGAAAGTTACATTACACTCACGCGCAAGTCAGTAATTTCAAACTATTCCCAGGGCAAAGCACTCAAATGCTCCTGGAAGACTGGGCCACAGCAGCTGATGCTACTGTCGCGAAATTGTATCATGTGCTCAAGGAAATCGGACGAGCAGATGCTGCAGGTGAACTTGAACCTATTTTGGCCGAATCTAAGTCAGGGTAA